The DNA sequence TTCTTCAACTTTTGCTGCTCACTCACCAGAAACAGATggtcttcaaggttttcattcGGCATGTAATCATAAACCAAAATCCTCTGCCTTTCCCTGTCATTaaatttttcatcatcatcatctactACACAACAGCCTCGAAGAGGCACCATATTCTGGTGCTTCAGGTTGCTAATAATCTCTACCTCATTACAAAACTCCACATCCTCTTGAAAATCAGATTCCAAGATCCTCTTAACCGCCACGACCGAACCATCGGACAAAACTCCCTTGAAAACAAGCCCAAATCCACCCCCTGCCAATGAAATTCTTGTTTGAGAAATTATCAGTAGCCTTATAAAGCTCATCAATCTTAAACCAAATAGACCCCGTATTAGGCATCAACCTACGCCTGGACCGTTGTTCCTCaggatcaaaatcaaattcatcaTCATTAAGCTTCATCCTCCTAACCTTCCTATCATACCAAACATAAACCCCTAACAAACAAGACATAACTAACAAAGCAATGCCAGCACCAGTTAACCCAAAAACTAAATCCTGGTGACTTTTCCCACCAGAACCACCACCCTGTGGGTAAAGTGACATACCAAAGTGACATACCCACAAACGTAGTAGCATATAGAATAgtaaatttgaaacaattttcAGACTGAGAATCATTACCATCAATGGAGACAAGTTTATGCTGCACCTAAAATCCCGCAGTAAGACACACATCACATAGCGAAAGATCAGTGAGGTCTTGTTTGCAACTAGTATCAAGAGGCGTGATTTGGCCAAGGTTCTTGTCCCAATCTTTTAGGGTTTCAATTCCTGCGCAGATGTTTCGGGACATGACGAACTGGTGAGGGTCAAAGCACAAGTCAACGAGGTTGTTTTGGAGAAACAAGGAATTGAGCTGAGACTGGAAATCATGGACGCATGAGGTTGAGGTTTCAAGGTTTGGGAGGTTGAAATTTGTAATTGCTTTCCCTATTCCGATTAGAGATAAGAGCGAGGTACAACAGTTGCTCAAGTTTGATGATAAAGAGTGGAAATTCTCACATGCTGAAGGGTTCCATGGAACTCTCTTAACATAGCTGAAGTCGATGGGGGCatgttgaaggagaagaaggataAGGTGAAGGTGAAGGTAAAGGTGCTGCCATGATGAAAGACATAACGATGGTTGATATGACACGCCTCCTCTGAAGACAAAACGGCGACGTTTCAACCCTAGTAGCGTTTTCTAccgaaacgacgtcgtttttgTTCTCTGTCACCTTGGCAGTTAACGGCCCACGTCAGCGGACGTTTGTCAACTCAGCTAGGGAGATGACAGAAGGATGAATGTGATCAGGTAAGGTATTTTTGAGGGacgattttgattaattttgacTTTTGGGGACGAAAATAGAGATCGAGGTATCTTTCAGAGACGAAATTGACTATTAACTCATATTAagatcaattagcattattaaaattatttaacatatttaaatatttattatatgatattacatcttttttaaaggatactagtatcaaacagCATACTTATTTCTGGTCTAGTTGTGGTAGAAACTAGGCTTCTGCTCCGAAAGTAAGTTGGTTGTTTTGGATATGAAATGGTTGCATTCTCAGTAACAAGAAGTGTCACAATATCAGACATGCTTGGTCGATCATGTGGATCATCTTGCACGCGCAGCAGTCCATTTGTGCACACCTGATGAACTAATTTGGATTGCAACTTTCTTTTACAGATATATGTCCATTAAGTCAGGCAACTTATCCTCTATCAATAGTCTCCATGTTAAAATAGATTGCTGAAGAAtattgaaataaagaaaaaaaagagaaaaaaagtgtAATAAActaaacatatatacataaccCATAAGGCTTAAAAATTGGTTGGACTGAGAattctttgttcttttttcCAGTGATAATAATCTCAAGCACGGTTACACCAAAGCTGAAAACATCCGATTTGGTTGAAAAAAATCCATCCACTGCATATTTAGGAGATATATATCCACTGTAATATAACAATTCAATGTAAAAATTATCTATATCGATGAGTAATGataacaaaacataaaattttcagTCACGCGTATCTAGTTAACTTACTAAGCTTTCACTATTCTTTTTGTATTTGCTTCGTTTTCTTTGCTTCTCACAGGTTAAAAACTATTGTCAACGCATtgcttaaaattttaagaacaaTTTTTCGATCTATGACAATGATTTTCGATCTTTAAAAACACAATCTTTCGACATTTGTCTCCCACATGACGATGATCTCCTGTACTTCCATACAAAATATGGCTGTAAGTGTCTTATCCTCTTCCGAGAGCAAAAGTTAGAGAATGATTATGTGAAATTAGAATACCTATTACTAAACTTTAGTCGTTAAGCACATTGCCGGTGACTTTTTTGCCACACATTACTactgttattacttattagtcCTACCTTTTCCACgtaattctttttcatttcacctttttttttcttttttcaaaagagaaaaaggaaaaaagtaaggtctttaatttcttgtctgGGTAGGTGCATAGGACGATATGCTTGTGTGATCAATCATCAATCATTCAAAAAGGAATGCAAATCCATCGCTTGAAAACTAATGTACAAGTAAGGAATGAAAATAACTGACTTGGATTGATGAGTACCTagtttattcatcttttttaaaaagtatcaaaaatttaaattttattttatatatacaataatttattgactaacaATAAATCTTAAAGCTCTAATTCACGACAGATTAGTCATTAGTTTACGAACAATTTTATACACAAATTATTAACTTAACCAGCGAAATTAATTcgtgttttatttaatttaattattttatattttattatcaagAGCATGCCCGagaacaaaataatcaaataccAAACATTGGttcctttattattattattattttgtttaataaacACAAACGTGTTACTTTCCATGTGTATCCTGAAGACCTGAACAACAAGGACTCTATGTATTATGACTCAacaaatgaaataaaacatacGCGATAACGATAATAAAGCATATCATGGCCAACGAactataactcaaatgacataCTCTCTTCATACTCATTTAAAATAAAGTCGCGAGTTCGAGTCTCACTcctaacttaaaaaaaagaaaaagcatatcATGAATATAAGTTTGCATAAAAACGCATGCctagaaagaagaagaaataaacgCCTTGATCATCATGTTCTACCGACCTTCTAGAATGCTACTAGTACTATCAAATTGAATACTTGTTATTTCTGGTCTGCTGGAAGTTGTTTCCGGTTTACTTGAAGAAGTTGTGGTGGAGAGGGCTCTTCTGCCTCCAAAAAAAGTTGGTTGTTTTGGAGTTGGAATGGTTGCAGTCTCACTATCAAGCAATGTCACAACATTTGACATGGTTGGCCTATCACCTGGATCATCTTGTACACACAAGAGTCCAATATGTGCGCATCTAATAAATTGATTCGCATTGCAACTTTCACCTAAAGACTTGTCCATTAACTCCAGCAACTTGTTCTGTGTCCATAGTGTCCAAGCCTGGAACAATTTGTTAGCAAAATAATCATGATACTAATTAGCTAGATtgcataaaagaaattaaatgaaaagaaaacaaaggctTCAGCATGTGAAACACAACTTACATAATCCAAAAGGCTTAGATATTCGTCGGACTGGGaaaattttgtattcttttttCCACTGATAATCTCAAGTATGATTACACCAAAACTGAAAACATCAGATTTGGTCGAACAACGTCCATCTCTTGCATATTCAGGTGACATATAtccactaaaaaaattataataagttggtataatttatacaaaaaactatttatttttgtattggaACTAATTAAAATTGTTAACATTCTCaataagatgaattaaaattaacttactAAGTTCCTACTATTCTCTTTGTGTCAGTTTCGATATCTTTATTTGTGACTATTTTCGCCAATCCAAAGTCTGAAATTTTTGGTTTCATCTCCTCATCTAATAGAATATTACTGGTTTTCAAATCTCTATGGATTACTCGCAATCTAGAATCTTGATGAAGATAGAGCATTCCTCGAGCAATTCCAACAATAATGTCGAACCGGATTTGCCAATTCAAAAATCCACTTTGTGTTGGATCTGCTTAGATGTTCATTTTCGATAAAAAGAAATCATGCAATTAGTAAACATGATATATTTGAAATGCACCATAAATAATGTTACTAAATATATTTGTAAACGAACACATATATATAGACACTATTTTTAGATTGTCATTGTCACATACaccattttttttctcatttaacTGGCATGATGTCAAAGAAATTAAGTGCAAAATTGTGATATATGAAACTATAAATCAGTTTTATGTATTGTATTACTAACCGAATATAATCGAGTCTAAACTCTTGTGCCGCATATATTcgtaaattagaattttttcttGTCCTCTAATGCAATAGCCCCTTAGTCGAACAAGATTACGATGTTGAAGTTTAGCGATCAAAACAACTTCATTTTTAAACTCATGTAAGCCTTGTGATGAAATACTTGAAAGCCTCTTTATCGCAACAACTTCACCATTTTGGAGCTTAccctaaaattaaaaatcaatagatGACATCATCAAAATTTTGGTGAGGAATTCCATAAAAACAAATGGTTAAGAAGAAACTAAAGTAACTAAACTCAAACAGAGATATATCGTATATTCACCTTATAGACAGGTCCATAGCCTCCACGTCCAAGCTTATTTGCATCTGAGAAGTTATCTGTTGCATTTAATAtactttcaaaatcaaaataaggcACCTCTATGCCTTCgttgtcttcttcttctaatCCCTCCTCCTCAATCAAATCCTTCACATCCTTTTCATTGTCAAATAAGCGCCCTCGAtttctcttattacttttcttGTCTGAATTGAAATAGTAGTTAAATGGGCAAATAAAATATCCACTGTATTTGtgctgataaaaaaaaaagttttccaAACCTATTCAAAATTCTAAAGTAATTGAAACAGTTACCTTCCTTCCTTTTTCTGTTGCATAAGTAAGCAAAGATAATTGCACATGCCAGAGTAATCACGCTTGTAAGAGTTATTCCAAGAATCAAATATGTTTTGCCACTTGAATTTCCTTTACTAGGAActacagaagaagaagaaagagaacaaacaccatatttaaaaaaaaaatgtaaactaCTTATCAAACAAACttgttttcttgttattttaaaCTATATAGAAACTTATACGTCATTAGTTTGATTACCTTGTTTACAAGTTAGAGAATCACCATCCCAACGATAATTGACATCACAAATGCACCTCATTCCATTTCTTGTTGCTTTGCAAGTTGAATGATTCCATCCCTCACAATTTTGTGAGTGAGTGCAGATTGGTTCATGTGGCGGTTCCCAAGTGACCTCTATTTCATCTTCGTCAAGGCAATCATTGGTCACACTAAATGGAGATCCAATGTGGAGACTTTCATCGCTGCTAAATGTCTCATATGTGCAGTAAGTGACTGAGGGGTCAACTTGAATAACCAACTTTTTGGATTCAACATCCATGCTAGTAACTTTATGATGGATAGTAGTGCCACTCGTGGAAGTTCTAGTAATGAATGTAAGCTGACCTGTTGAGCTGTTACAACTGAAGTTGAAGTAATTGGGGTCACCACAATTTGGCCCAGTGCTTAACGGATAAGGAACTGTGTTTATCCCACAAGGTTCACAAGTTCTTGTAGTTGGCTCTGCCAGCAATCGTTAAATAACAATTTAGTTAAACATATTAAATCATCTGAGAATTCTCAGTTAGACAAATATATACCTATATCTGATTTGTCTAGGCGGACGAAGAGGTTACGAAGGTGATCATCTTCAACATCTTGAACTGTATCTAATTCCTGTGTCCATATCCAACACCTATAACCGTTGACATCAGCTTCAACATACGAATACGCCTGGCAGTGACTACAGTTCTGAAGGCATCTTTCTTTGCATTCTGATTCATTCTCTGCAGGGTATTTTCCATCCGGGATTCCAGGTTTCACCTTAACAAACTCCAAGAAAGCACTTCTACCTTCTCCTCCGCCGCCACCACATGATTCTTCTGTGGCTGTCCTTCTAACACATCCGTTGTTCTCATCGCTAACTTCTGCTCTCTTGAAGCCAGGTAAGCAGTTACAAGGTTTGTAGTTATTACCGTTACAGCTTGTGAAGTGGCCGCAAAAGTTGTACTGGTCGCAGGGGCTCGCCGGAGCCTTCCACCGTACCAACCAATCGTGTCCGAAGCTGTCCCAAACCAGAAGCTTAAGCTCTCCGGTACTCTTCATCACCAACATGGTGTTGTCAAAGTTGTCAGAAGTGTTTGTTCCGGTGCTGAAGTTGGTG is a window from the Arachis duranensis cultivar V14167 unplaced genomic scaffold, aradu.V14167.gnm2.J7QH unplaced_Scaffold_232525, whole genome shotgun sequence genome containing:
- the LOC127744119 gene encoding probable receptor-like protein kinase At1g11050, whose amino-acid sequence is MSRNICAGIETLKDWDKNLGQITPLDTSCKQDLTDLSLCDGGGSGGKSHQDLVFGLTGAGIALLVMSCLLGVYVWYDRKVRRMKLNDDEFDFDPEEQRSRRGGFGLVFKGVLSDGSVVAVKRILESDFQEDVEFCNEVEIISNLKHQNMVPLRGCCVVDDDDEKFNDRERQRILVYDYMPNENLEDHLFLVSEQQKLKKSLAWPQKMSIILDVAKGLAYLSCDACDTLPQPPFPISIQSASQGLRLLLTSTATESVHGNVFIVQIGIRIYPLQGLI
- the LOC127744072 gene encoding G-type lectin S-receptor-like serine/threonine-protein kinase At4g03230 produces the protein MKYRTAFLSLHCLLCTFHSCLAKDFLNVGENITGTSVLSSAKNKFVLGFFSPPGSPTRSYLGIWYNQSQYPGPQTVIWVANRDNPISNPNVGVFRIANDGRITVTDTSGSGQTCYWSSRNEASTSRNRTVKLFDSGNLVLMMVLDEAIIYQSFHHPTDTFLAGMKMDSEMKLTSWSSDDNPRTGSFTFQIAGDGDDYSYKYKYSPSYAILKNWQRYWESGKHLDSDFDAIISYMLTNFSTGTNTSDNFDNTMLVMKSTGELKLLVWDSFGHDWLVRWKAPASPCDQYNFCGHFTSCNGNNYKPCNCLPGFKRAEVSDENNGCVRRTATEESCGGGGGEGRSAFLEFVKVKPGIPDGKYPAENESECKERCLQNCSHCQAYSYVEADVNGYRCWIWTQELDTVQDVEDDHLRNLFVRLDKSDIEPTTRTCEPCGINTVPYPLSTGPNCGDPNYFNFSCNSSTGQLTFITRTSTSGTTIHHKVTSMDVESKKLVIQVDPSVTYCTYETFSSDESLHIGSPFSVTNDCLDEDEIEVTWEPPHEPICTHSQNCEGWNHSTCKATRNGMRCICDVNYRWDGDSLTCKQVPSKGNSSGKTYLILGITLTSVITLACAIIFAYLCNRKRKEDKKSNKRNRGRLFDNEKDVKDLIEEEGLEEEDNEGIEVPYFDFESILNATDNFSDANKLGRGGYGPVYKGKLQNGEVVAIKRLSSISSQGLHEFKNEVVLIAKLQHRNLVRLRGYCIRGQEKILIYEYMRHKSLDSIIFDPTQSGFLNWQIRFDIIVGIARGMLYLHQDSRLRVIHRDLKTSNILLDEEMKPKISDFGLAKIVTNKDIETDTKRIVGTYGYMSPEYARDGRCSTKSDVFSFGVIILEIISGKKNTKFSQSDEYLSLLDYAWTLWTQNKLLELMDKSLGESCNANQFIRCAHIGLLCVQDDPGDRPTMSNVVTLLDSETATIPTPKQPTFFGGRRALSTTTSSSKPETTSSRPEITSIQFDSTSSILEGR